In one window of Pseudoliparis swirei isolate HS2019 ecotype Mariana Trench chromosome 15, NWPU_hadal_v1, whole genome shotgun sequence DNA:
- the cplx4a gene encoding complexin-4a yields MAFLLKSMIGNPLSGIGLGGGGDKEEEAAPTDPAKAAGMTREEYEEYQKQVVEEKMERDADFLHKKAERATLRVCLREKYRLPKSEQDDNMIEIAGDDVDVPEELLKMVDEDATEEEGKDSIMGHFQNLQNMDMDQLKEKASATVTELKSKAEEKCSVM; encoded by the exons aTGGCTTTCTTGCTCAAGAGCATGATTGGGAACCCCCTGTCGGGGATCGGGCTCGGTGGTGGAggcgacaaggaggaggaggccgcccCCACAGATCCGGCCAAAGCAGCGGGGATGACACGCGAGGAGTATGAAGAGTACCAAAagcaggtggtggaggagaa gatggagagagatgcagaTTTCTTACACAAGAAGGCCGAACGAGCAACGTTGAGGGTCTGCCTCAGAGAAAAGTACCGGCTGCCAAAG AGCGAGCAGGACGACAACATGATCGAGATCGCCGGGGACGACGTGGACGTGCCCGAGGAGCTGCTCAAGATGGTGGACGAGGACgccacggaggaggagggcaaggactccatCATGGGCCACTTTCAGAACTTGCAGAACATGGACATGGAccagctgaaggagaaggcctcGGCCACCGTCACCGAGCTGAAGAGCAAAGCGGAGGAGAAGTGCTCCGTCATGTGA